The following are from one region of the Paenalkalicoccus suaedae genome:
- a CDS encoding acyl-CoA mutase large subunit family protein: protein MDSFDQTYQEWQHKLKEQIKKRPERKEVFKTSSHIEIERLYVPDKFDSAYKDKIGLPGEFPYTRGIQPTMYRGKLWTMRQYAGFGSARETNKRFRYLLEQGQTGLSVAFDLPTQIGYDSDDPMSLGEVGKVGVAIDTLEDMELLFDQISLGDVSTSMTINAPASVLLAMYIAVAEKQGVDSSQIKGTIQNDILKEYIARGTYIYPPEPSMRLITDIFEYCTDHAPSFNTISISGYHIREAGSTAVQELAFTLANAIAYVQAAVDKGLDVDAFAPRLAFFFNGHNDFFEEIAKFRAARRMWASIMKDRFQAKKSKSLMLRFHTQVAGSTLTAQQPENNVVRVSLQAMAAVLGGTQSLHTNSKDEALSLPTEESARIALRTQQIIAYESGVTNTIDPLGGSYYIETLTDKLEEEAQRYLYRIEEMGGAVRAVQEQYMQREIRQAAYEAQKKLEGEEDIVVGVNRFTSTDEQAVPVMKLDEALVSEQVGRLEACRKSRNQEAVEACLADIKQAALNGSNLMFPIIAAVKEYASIGEICHTLRDVFGEFGN from the coding sequence ATGGATTCTTTCGATCAAACGTATCAAGAGTGGCAGCATAAGCTTAAGGAGCAGATAAAAAAACGTCCAGAACGTAAAGAGGTGTTTAAGACCTCTTCTCATATTGAAATTGAACGTCTTTATGTGCCGGACAAATTTGATAGCGCTTACAAAGATAAAATTGGATTACCTGGAGAATTTCCCTATACAAGAGGCATTCAGCCTACCATGTATCGAGGGAAGCTATGGACGATGCGACAATACGCTGGATTTGGGTCTGCGAGAGAAACAAATAAACGATTTCGTTATTTACTAGAGCAAGGACAAACAGGTCTCTCTGTTGCATTTGATTTACCAACTCAAATTGGCTATGACTCTGATGATCCGATGTCACTTGGTGAGGTCGGCAAAGTGGGTGTTGCGATTGATACGTTAGAGGATATGGAGCTTCTCTTTGATCAGATTTCACTAGGGGACGTCAGTACATCGATGACCATTAATGCACCTGCATCCGTGTTACTTGCTATGTATATTGCAGTAGCAGAAAAGCAAGGGGTTGACTCATCTCAGATTAAAGGAACCATTCAAAACGATATTTTAAAAGAATATATTGCTCGGGGCACGTATATTTATCCTCCAGAGCCTTCAATGAGACTGATAACCGATATTTTTGAGTATTGTACCGATCATGCGCCAAGTTTTAATACGATTAGTATTAGTGGCTATCATATTCGTGAAGCTGGGTCCACAGCTGTACAAGAGCTAGCGTTTACGCTTGCTAATGCGATTGCCTATGTGCAGGCGGCTGTCGATAAAGGTCTGGATGTCGATGCGTTTGCTCCAAGACTTGCGTTCTTTTTTAATGGGCACAACGACTTTTTTGAGGAGATTGCAAAATTTAGAGCGGCGAGACGGATGTGGGCATCTATCATGAAGGATCGCTTTCAAGCGAAAAAATCAAAAAGTCTTATGCTCCGTTTTCATACACAGGTAGCAGGTAGTACGCTCACCGCTCAGCAGCCAGAAAATAATGTTGTCCGTGTATCTCTTCAGGCGATGGCAGCAGTACTCGGCGGAACGCAAAGCTTGCACACGAATTCGAAGGATGAAGCACTGTCGTTACCGACGGAGGAATCTGCGCGTATCGCACTTAGAACGCAACAAATCATTGCCTATGAATCAGGTGTAACAAATACGATTGACCCACTCGGAGGTTCGTATTATATAGAGACCCTAACAGACAAGCTTGAGGAAGAAGCACAGCGATACTTATACCGAATCGAAGAAATGGGTGGAGCTGTCCGAGCGGTACAGGAACAGTATATGCAGCGCGAAATCAGACAGGCAGCATACGAGGCTCAAAAGAAGCTGGAGGGTGAAGAGGACATCGTCGTGGGTGTCAATCGATTTACCTCCACGGACGAGCAGGCGGTGCCAGTAATGAAGCTAGATGAGGCGCTTGTCAGTGAGCAAGTAGGTCGCCTAGAAGCTTGCAGAAAGTCGAGAAATCAAGAAGCGGTGGAGGCGTGTTTAGCAGATATTAAACAAGCGGCTCTTAATGGCTCTAATCTCATGTTCCCGATCATTGCTGCAGTGAAAGAATACGCTTCTATTGGAGAAATTTGTCACACGCTACGAGATGTGTTTGGAGAATTTGGTAACTAG
- the mce gene encoding methylmalonyl-CoA epimerase: MDKIRVLIAKPGLDGHDRGALVISQALRDAGMEVIYTGLRQSPAQIVQAAIQEDVDVIGLSSLSGAHNVLFPQVIAKLKEQGADDILLIGGGVIPQEDIIQLEQDGIAKIFTPGTSTKLIASYITREIQERRGKEVAPKLAPKGVDHIGIATYSIEETAAFYLNHFALAVEKIVEVPSQGVRVAFIPLSNVTLELLEPLDESSPIHSFLTKRGQGVHHLALQVYSIESRLKELEEEGVKLIDKEPKPGASGHPIAFLHPSTTQGTLIELIERGEGD; encoded by the coding sequence ATGGATAAAATTCGAGTGTTAATAGCTAAACCTGGTTTAGATGGTCACGATCGAGGTGCGCTCGTCATTTCTCAAGCGCTTCGTGATGCGGGGATGGAGGTTATTTATACAGGGCTAAGGCAAAGTCCTGCACAAATTGTGCAGGCGGCGATTCAAGAGGATGTTGACGTGATTGGGTTATCCAGTTTGTCCGGAGCGCACAATGTGCTTTTCCCCCAAGTTATTGCAAAGCTTAAGGAGCAGGGGGCAGATGATATTTTATTAATCGGTGGAGGGGTGATCCCGCAAGAGGATATTATACAGCTTGAGCAGGATGGGATAGCTAAAATATTTACCCCAGGGACATCTACAAAGCTGATAGCATCATACATTACCCGAGAGATCCAGGAGCGCCGCGGGAAAGAGGTAGCGCCAAAGCTTGCTCCAAAGGGAGTCGACCACATTGGTATTGCCACCTATTCGATTGAGGAGACTGCTGCATTTTATCTCAATCACTTTGCCTTAGCGGTCGAAAAGATTGTAGAAGTACCTTCGCAAGGTGTCCGAGTGGCCTTCATCCCGCTCTCAAATGTGACGCTTGAGCTCTTAGAGCCGTTAGATGAGAGTAGTCCTATCCACTCGTTTTTAACGAAGAGAGGGCAAGGAGTTCATCATTTGGCACTTCAAGTGTACTCTATTGAGTCTAGGCTAAAAGAGCTTGAAGAAGAGGGCGTTAAACTGATTGATAAAGAGCCAAAACCAGGAGCTTCTGGTCATCCTATCGCTTTTTTACATCCAAGCACAACGCAAGGGACGTTAATTGAACTGATTGAGCGAGGGGAGGGCGATTAA
- a CDS encoding acyl-CoA carboxylase subunit beta: MDMYEKLTELYEKRRAVELGGGDARRDKQHAKGKLTARERIDLLVDEDSFVELQPFIEHRFNEPGMEKGSAPGEGVVTGYGLVNGRKIFLFAQDFTVYGGALGEMHAKKIANVMDLAVKNKAPFIGLNDSGGARIQEGVLSLDGYGQIFYRNAIYSGVIPQISVILGPCAGGAVYSPAITDFVFMVENTSQMFITGPKVVESVTGVTLTSEELGGAEVHSSKSGNAHFTYKTEEETLQHVRHLLSYLPQHEGEKPPKKAHYQNDDLPDILDDFPIDPSKPYDVRKIIQTVCDMDSFFEVHEKFARNAVVGFARLNGRSIGIIANQPKVMAGGLDIDSSDKISRFIRFCDSFQIPLLTFEDVTGFLPGVQQEHGGIIRHGAKILYAYSEATVPKITVITRKAYGGAYVALNSKSIGADIVYAWPNAEIAVMGPHGAANIIFHREIAESDNPEATRAEKIELYREKFANPYIAAANGMVDDVIDPRETRIKLIQSFDMLENKEEVRPKKKHGNIPL; this comes from the coding sequence ATGGATATGTACGAAAAGTTAACGGAGCTATATGAGAAACGACGCGCAGTCGAGCTAGGTGGCGGGGATGCGAGACGTGATAAACAGCACGCGAAAGGAAAGCTTACGGCACGTGAGCGAATAGATTTACTCGTAGATGAAGATTCCTTCGTTGAGCTTCAGCCCTTTATCGAGCATCGCTTTAATGAGCCTGGCATGGAAAAAGGATCCGCACCTGGTGAAGGAGTTGTAACGGGATATGGACTCGTGAACGGAAGGAAAATATTCCTGTTCGCACAAGACTTCACGGTTTACGGAGGGGCATTGGGAGAAATGCATGCGAAAAAAATCGCGAATGTGATGGATCTCGCCGTGAAAAATAAAGCACCTTTTATTGGGCTAAATGATTCAGGTGGCGCGAGAATTCAAGAAGGCGTATTATCCTTAGATGGATACGGACAAATCTTTTATCGTAACGCAATTTATTCTGGCGTCATTCCGCAGATTTCCGTTATATTAGGTCCTTGTGCAGGAGGCGCGGTCTATTCACCAGCTATCACAGATTTTGTGTTTATGGTTGAGAATACAAGTCAAATGTTCATCACTGGACCTAAAGTGGTTGAATCTGTGACTGGTGTTACGTTAACCTCAGAGGAGCTCGGTGGAGCCGAGGTACACAGTTCCAAAAGTGGCAATGCGCATTTCACTTACAAAACAGAAGAGGAGACCTTGCAGCATGTCAGACACTTACTCTCTTATCTGCCTCAGCATGAAGGAGAGAAGCCGCCGAAAAAGGCTCATTATCAAAACGATGACCTTCCAGATATTTTAGATGATTTTCCGATTGATCCTTCTAAGCCTTATGACGTGAGGAAAATCATACAGACTGTTTGTGACATGGACTCCTTTTTTGAAGTACATGAGAAATTTGCTCGTAATGCGGTTGTTGGATTCGCTAGACTGAACGGACGCTCAATCGGAATTATTGCAAACCAGCCAAAAGTCATGGCCGGCGGACTAGATATTGATTCTTCCGATAAAATATCACGTTTTATTCGCTTTTGTGACAGCTTTCAAATCCCGCTACTTACGTTTGAAGACGTGACAGGGTTTTTACCAGGAGTACAGCAGGAGCATGGAGGGATTATCCGACATGGTGCTAAGATTCTCTATGCTTATTCGGAAGCAACGGTGCCTAAAATCACGGTTATTACACGAAAAGCTTACGGCGGAGCTTACGTAGCATTAAACAGTAAGTCCATCGGAGCGGACATCGTTTACGCTTGGCCAAATGCGGAGATTGCCGTCATGGGTCCTCATGGAGCAGCCAATATTATTTTCCACCGCGAGATCGCTGAGAGTGACAATCCAGAAGCTACGCGTGCGGAAAAAATTGAGCTTTATCGCGAAAAGTTTGCTAACCCCTATATCGCCGCAGCAAATGGCATGGTCGATGACGTGATTGATCCAAGAGAGACAAGGATAAAGCTGATCCAAAGCTTTGATATGCTTGAAAACAAAGAGGAAGTTAGACCGAAAAAGAAGCACGGCAATATCCCTCTTTAA
- a CDS encoding M20/M25/M40 family metallo-hydrolase, protein MTQRVVDTFLELVKIDSETKFEREIADFLTKKLTDLDVEVKEDDSAKETGHAAGNLICTVPGNTDAPTIYFTCHMDTVVPGLGVKPEIRDGYIYSDGTTVLGADDKAGIAALIDAIATMKEQDVKHGDIQLIITAGEESGLRGARALDPSELKAEFGYALDSDGPVGTIITAAPNQSKVNAIIRGKKAHAGVAPEKGVSAITVASKAIANMPLGRIDEETTANIGRFEGGSQTNIVCDYVEITAEARSLVKEKMVAQTDAMVKAYEEAAAEMGAKAEVEVNVVYPGFKQTEEDHVVQVATRAAKEIGREVTYKHSGGGSDANIIAGHGIPTVNLGVGYEEIHTTSERIAIKELSALSELVVALVKEATK, encoded by the coding sequence ATGACACAGAGAGTCGTAGACACATTTTTAGAATTAGTAAAAATTGATTCAGAAACAAAATTTGAGCGAGAGATCGCTGACTTTTTAACTAAAAAGCTAACAGATTTAGATGTTGAAGTTAAAGAGGACGATAGCGCAAAAGAAACAGGACACGCAGCAGGCAACCTTATTTGTACCGTTCCTGGAAACACAGACGCACCTACTATTTATTTCACATGTCATATGGATACGGTTGTACCAGGGCTTGGCGTAAAGCCTGAGATCCGTGACGGCTATATTTATTCGGATGGAACGACCGTTTTAGGAGCGGATGATAAGGCTGGAATAGCAGCGCTAATAGATGCTATCGCTACCATGAAAGAGCAGGATGTCAAGCACGGCGATATTCAGCTCATTATTACTGCTGGCGAGGAATCCGGTCTAAGAGGTGCAAGAGCGCTAGACCCTAGCGAACTGAAAGCAGAGTTTGGCTATGCGTTAGACAGTGATGGGCCAGTAGGAACAATCATTACTGCAGCTCCAAACCAGTCAAAAGTAAATGCTATTATTCGTGGTAAAAAAGCGCACGCTGGTGTAGCTCCTGAAAAGGGTGTCTCTGCTATTACCGTAGCATCTAAGGCAATTGCCAATATGCCCCTTGGTCGTATTGATGAGGAGACAACTGCCAATATTGGACGTTTTGAGGGCGGCTCACAAACGAATATCGTATGTGACTACGTCGAAATCACAGCGGAAGCTAGATCGTTAGTAAAAGAAAAAATGGTTGCCCAAACAGACGCGATGGTGAAAGCGTATGAAGAAGCTGCGGCTGAAATGGGTGCTAAGGCTGAAGTAGAAGTAAACGTTGTTTATCCGGGCTTTAAACAAACGGAAGAGGACCACGTTGTGCAGGTTGCAACTCGTGCTGCTAAAGAAATTGGTCGGGAAGTAACGTACAAACATAGCGGCGGTGGAAGTGATGCGAATATCATTGCAGGTCATGGTATTCCAACTGTAAATTTAGGTGTAGGCTATGAAGAGATTCATACAACGTCTGAACGAATTGCTATAAAAGAATTAAGTGCTCTATCAGAGCTAGTCGTTGCTTTAGTGAAAGAAGCTACGAAATAA
- a CDS encoding DNA polymerase IV translates to MARIIFHVDMNSFYASVEVADDPSLRNKPLAIAGNAKQRRGIVVTASYEARAEGVKPPMPLWEALRHCRDLIVREPRFYRYKEKSQAMFAILREYTPLVEPVSIDEGYMDVTSVVEGVDAVALAEHIQTRLVKELSLPSSIGIAPNKFLAKMASDMKKPMGITVLRKRDLPTKMWPLKAIELHGIGKKTAERLEANGLHTIQDIVDSDPDELSRLFGVSGRRMHEKSRGIDHRPVDPDSIHHFKSIGHSTTLAKDAKDVATVLPIFRHMTEKVVTRLKQKKVYTQTIQITIRYSSFRTIQRSKQLAHATDDQAVIFNEAKRLFEEAWNGDAVRLVGVTAQELVPVGLARKQLNLFSYEEDSKAYEMEQLLSSLNKKFGSKAIRKGFVQEKEDL, encoded by the coding sequence ATGGCAAGAATTATTTTTCATGTGGATATGAATAGTTTTTATGCGTCGGTTGAAGTGGCAGATGATCCTAGCCTGCGAAATAAGCCACTTGCTATCGCTGGAAATGCGAAACAACGTCGTGGAATTGTGGTAACGGCAAGCTACGAAGCGCGCGCCGAAGGTGTTAAACCACCAATGCCTCTATGGGAGGCATTAAGACATTGTCGCGATCTTATTGTTCGAGAGCCGCGTTTTTATCGCTATAAAGAAAAGTCACAGGCTATGTTTGCGATACTACGAGAATACACACCGCTTGTTGAACCAGTTTCCATTGATGAAGGGTACATGGATGTCACTAGTGTCGTCGAAGGCGTTGATGCTGTCGCATTAGCGGAGCATATCCAAACAAGACTCGTAAAAGAGCTGTCCCTTCCTTCTAGTATAGGGATTGCGCCCAATAAATTTTTGGCAAAGATGGCTAGTGATATGAAAAAGCCAATGGGTATCACGGTACTTCGTAAAAGGGATTTACCTACTAAGATGTGGCCATTAAAAGCGATTGAATTACACGGGATAGGTAAAAAAACGGCGGAACGATTAGAGGCAAACGGACTTCATACGATTCAGGATATTGTAGATTCTGACCCTGACGAGCTATCGCGCTTATTTGGTGTTAGTGGAAGACGTATGCATGAGAAGTCTCGTGGGATTGATCACCGACCTGTTGATCCAGACTCGATTCATCACTTTAAAAGTATCGGTCACTCAACGACACTTGCTAAAGACGCAAAAGATGTAGCAACCGTTTTACCCATTTTCCGTCACATGACAGAAAAGGTCGTAACGCGCTTAAAGCAAAAGAAAGTGTATACGCAAACGATTCAAATTACGATCCGCTACAGTAGCTTTCGGACCATACAGCGATCGAAGCAATTAGCTCATGCGACAGATGATCAAGCCGTTATTTTTAATGAGGCGAAACGATTGTTTGAGGAGGCATGGAATGGAGACGCAGTAAGGCTTGTAGGGGTGACGGCTCAAGAGCTTGTCCCAGTTGGGTTAGCGAGAAAACAGCTAAACTTGTTCTCGTATGAAGAAGATTCGAAGGCTTATGAGATGGAGCAGCTTTTATCTAGCTTAAACAAGAAATTTGGATCGAAGGCAATACGAAAAGGCTTTGTTCAGGAAAAAGAGGATTTATAG
- a CDS encoding EscU/YscU/HrcU family type III secretion system export apparatus switch protein, with amino-acid sequence MMIQKHFNQVNRRIKNGPSAAVLRYDEANGEEPKIVAAGKGYVAERILELAKENNIHLEEDALLLENLIDLDLGENIPPQLYAVIAEILLLIEEIERNY; translated from the coding sequence ATGATGATCCAAAAGCATTTTAATCAAGTGAACCGTCGGATTAAAAATGGTCCGTCGGCAGCTGTTTTACGCTACGATGAGGCGAACGGCGAGGAGCCTAAAATTGTAGCCGCTGGCAAAGGCTATGTCGCAGAGCGGATCTTAGAGCTCGCTAAAGAGAACAATATCCATCTCGAGGAGGATGCGCTTCTTTTAGAAAATCTTATTGATCTCGACTTAGGTGAAAATATTCCTCCGCAGCTTTATGCAGTTATTGCAGAAATTTTATTATTAATTGAAGAAATTGAGAGAAATTATTAA
- the fliS gene encoding flagellar export chaperone FliS: MITKEALHKKSSQELTALLYEACLDHLETAKEAITQKDYVVVNEKLQKAIDILHRLGAGINYEAGIVADQLDALYNYMADRLVVANYEKSIEIIDEVIKPLEELAVAWQKAMVTNSDAQSKSLKRQASAYEQSMMYE, from the coding sequence TTGATTACAAAAGAGGCATTACATAAAAAGTCATCACAAGAGCTAACAGCCCTTTTATACGAGGCGTGCTTAGATCACCTGGAGACTGCTAAAGAAGCAATCACTCAAAAAGACTATGTCGTCGTAAATGAGAAGCTTCAAAAAGCGATTGATATTTTGCACCGATTAGGCGCAGGAATCAACTACGAGGCAGGTATTGTAGCGGATCAGCTAGACGCGTTATATAACTACATGGCGGATAGACTTGTTGTTGCGAACTATGAGAAAAGCATTGAAATAATTGATGAAGTAATTAAGCCATTAGAAGAGCTTGCTGTTGCATGGCAAAAAGCAATGGTAACAAATAGCGACGCACAGTCGAAATCGTTAAAGCGCCAAGCGTCTGCATACGAACAAAGTATGATGTACGAATAA
- a CDS encoding flagellin gives MKINNNIQALNAYRNLYQNQQATSKNLEKLSSGLRINRAADDAAGLAISEKMRSQIRGLKMAERNAMDAISLMQTSEGAMQEVHEMLQRMRELAVQGANDTNTDQDREEIQKEIDQLLTEIDSVAEKTEFNTRKLLNGESAVLTTYNEGKNVSNIVGEPTVVNPNVRSGDYGLSTSGLEFVREIKQPAAGLGKDAAIAFADPSAGNQLGTYTINVRSYNENADTGVRSATIEVIGPDGLPKDERIAVEVGQAGDTVEIGGLSIPLESIDKSGTVKVSLEVKANFAVWQGSETNDTFRPVDFDKELTTVNGKVTHGGMEFKFDSSIQESLGYLDGFKQDTLDEALGLINAATDTSTLGIAIIDGSEEDIVLALEADVLSEYNTQTGMTVATYGDLPADLRAGVNLIAKQIATAVQSVPTEPAPADADLLAAGKTAIANFNTSTPQTEFSVINNALAFQIGPNTNQNVMIDVPELNIVELGIDQIRVTTQTEANDAIFALDSAIQQVSSIRAKLGAVQNRMEHTINNLQVTHENLTSSESRIRDADMALEMTEFTRNNILNQSATAMLAQANQLPQGVLQLLQ, from the coding sequence ATGAAAATTAACAATAATATTCAGGCACTAAACGCATACCGTAACCTATACCAAAATCAGCAGGCAACATCTAAAAACTTAGAAAAGCTATCATCTGGTCTTCGCATTAACCGTGCAGCAGACGATGCAGCTGGACTTGCAATCTCTGAAAAAATGCGTTCTCAAATCCGTGGTCTTAAAATGGCAGAGCGTAATGCAATGGACGCAATCTCTCTTATGCAAACTTCTGAGGGTGCGATGCAGGAAGTTCACGAGATGCTTCAACGTATGCGTGAATTAGCAGTACAAGGAGCTAACGATACAAACACAGATCAAGACCGTGAAGAGATCCAAAAAGAAATTGATCAGCTATTAACGGAAATTGATAGCGTTGCTGAAAAGACAGAGTTCAATACGCGTAAGCTTTTAAATGGTGAGAGTGCGGTGTTGACTACATATAACGAAGGTAAAAATGTTTCTAATATTGTTGGAGAACCAACAGTAGTGAATCCTAATGTGCGTTCTGGTGATTATGGACTTTCAACATCTGGTCTAGAATTTGTACGTGAGATTAAACAACCAGCAGCTGGTTTAGGTAAAGATGCAGCTATTGCATTTGCTGATCCAAGTGCAGGTAATCAACTAGGTACTTATACAATTAACGTTCGTAGCTATAACGAAAACGCTGATACTGGCGTACGTAGTGCGACGATTGAAGTAATTGGTCCAGACGGCTTACCGAAGGATGAGCGTATTGCTGTTGAAGTAGGACAAGCTGGAGATACAGTAGAAATTGGTGGACTAAGCATTCCATTAGAAAGCATTGATAAATCAGGTACGGTGAAAGTTTCACTTGAAGTGAAAGCTAACTTTGCAGTATGGCAAGGTAGTGAGACAAATGATACATTCCGTCCAGTAGACTTTGATAAAGAACTTACTACTGTGAATGGTAAAGTAACGCACGGTGGAATGGAGTTTAAGTTTGATAGTTCGATTCAGGAGTCACTTGGGTATCTAGACGGGTTTAAACAGGATACACTGGATGAGGCTTTAGGACTTATTAATGCTGCTACAGATACATCTACTTTAGGTATAGCAATCATTGATGGATCCGAAGAAGACATTGTTTTAGCATTAGAAGCCGATGTTTTAAGCGAATATAATACTCAAACAGGAATGACTGTAGCGACTTATGGAGATTTACCAGCTGACTTAAGAGCAGGGGTAAATCTAATTGCTAAGCAGATTGCAACAGCTGTTCAATCTGTTCCAACTGAGCCTGCACCTGCAGATGCTGACCTATTAGCTGCAGGTAAGACTGCAATTGCTAACTTTAATACTTCGACACCTCAAACAGAATTCTCTGTAATCAACAACGCTCTTGCGTTCCAAATTGGGCCTAACACGAACCAAAACGTGATGATCGATGTTCCTGAGCTTAACATTGTGGAGCTTGGAATAGATCAAATTCGTGTGACGACTCAAACGGAAGCAAACGATGCGATCTTTGCTTTAGACAGCGCGATTCAACAGGTATCTTCTATTCGAGCAAAGCTTGGGGCTGTTCAAAACCGTATGGAGCATACGATTAACAACCTTCAGGTAACGCATGAAAACTTAACAAGCTCAGAGTCTCGTATTCGTGATGCTGATATGGCGCTTGAGATGACGGAGTTTACACGTAACAATATCCTTAATCAGTCTGCAACAGCAATGCTTGCTCAGGCAAACCAGCTTCCTCAAGGCGTTCTGCAGCTACTTCAATAA
- a CDS encoding YaaR family protein: MEVNRVTRAGLARQESKQQPTEAKVTFKEIMQQGRNNAQYERLGQLLEKIDDQGKVLYESRTVDELRKYKQLVKDFMDDAVKLGLNLEENKGFNRRGRTKVYKIVREVDSKLIDLTNAVLHEQKKSLDILNMVGEIRGLLVNIYA, translated from the coding sequence ATGGAAGTCAATCGCGTCACACGGGCTGGGCTTGCTCGTCAGGAGTCGAAGCAACAGCCGACTGAGGCAAAGGTTACGTTTAAGGAAATTATGCAGCAGGGGCGCAACAACGCACAGTATGAGCGTCTTGGGCAGCTGTTAGAAAAGATAGATGATCAAGGGAAAGTGTTGTATGAGTCTAGAACGGTCGATGAGCTAAGAAAGTACAAGCAGCTTGTGAAAGACTTTATGGATGATGCGGTTAAGCTTGGTCTGAACTTAGAGGAGAATAAAGGCTTCAATCGTCGCGGACGAACGAAGGTATATAAAATTGTTCGTGAAGTGGACAGTAAGTTAATTGATTTGACCAATGCCGTTCTGCATGAACAGAAAAAAAGTCTAGATATTTTAAATATGGTCGGCGAGATCCGTGGCCTACTAGTTAATATTTATGCGTAA